In Oryza sativa Japonica Group chromosome 1, ASM3414082v1, the genomic stretch acaaaaaaaaaaaagaaaagaatggaGCAAGTGAATTACCTTCATCGATGCCTGACAGAGTGAGCAGAAGGCCACCACAGGAGACCTCGCCGGGCGTTGTTGTATGACAATCCGGCACCAGGAAATTAAGATTTAGAACTTGAATCCGGCGGGGCACCGTCGCATCCAGTGAATCCCATCGAGGGGCACGAGGGCGTCGGCGAGCATGGTGGTGCGCGCTGACGGCGGAGCGCGAAGCACGGAGACAGCGGCAACCCGCGCCATGGCGGAGTTGCTTAATTTCAGAGTGCAATGTCTTGGACTTGGCTGTTCTGTTCGCCTCCTACCCATGGATTTCTCTCCTAAACCGCGTGTGAATAAGTAATAGAAGAGCATCAAAACGCAAAGTCTTTAAGAAGATTATTATTCATAACTAGTTAGATACCCCGCGCGCTGCTGCAGGATAGCTATATCGtgaatttgaccaaatttcATTGGACCATTGGCATTTCCTCCTTAGATGATTGAGGAAGCGTGTTCAAGCATAAATATTCCAAGAAAATCCATTGGATCAATCGATATATGGCTGGTAGAAgcattagaaaaaataaaagaaatgagaAAGAGGTAGACACAAATGTAGTGGTGTAGGCTTTATTTGGGAGATGTATTGATTAGTGATAAAAGGACATATAATGATGCGTGAGGTAATTAAGAGGAAGACAAAAGGCATTGGTCCTCTCAGGTGCCATCAGTTGAGAAGAACTTTATCTAATGGTTGATTTGCATAGACGCAAGATGATCTAATAGTCAATATAATCTTGATGATGTGGCCTCACAGAATTTGAGCTTTATAGCATCAATGATTTGTAGTgggcaggggcggagctagagcgAAACAGAGGGTGGTGCcacttgtttaatttactctactttagatcGAGTTTAATCTGATACGGGTGTCTAAGTTTATATTGAGGGGGTGCatacatggtgaaaatagaCAAGGtatagctaaattttttttttgaccgggtTCCTGGGCATCCCCCTAATATATACAATCTCTGCCCCCTGGTAGTGGATACCAACTATATAGGAAAAAAGGATTCTGTCTCGTGCAGATTAAGCATATACTCTTAAATATTACAAGCTCTCACTTTATATGCTTATATGTATCACAGAATACATAAGACTACATAGGTCTCAGCATACTGAAATTGACATCAAACAGGAGTACAAAGTAAATACAATCATCATAATTAGCTTTAGCATTTCGAAATGTACTTGCTACTAAGTTACTGGTAGCTTTCGAACAGACATATGctatcatcatcgtcatcctcATGCTCCTCGGAGATTGCAGTTAGATCAGATGGCATATTGTAAGACTCCACTCCAGGCAATTGCTCATCATCACAGAAGAATGGCCTTGGAGGAACTTGCAGTTCATCGGTACCACCTTCAAGCATCTCTATCACCTCGCTCATCGTCGGTCGATCACATGACCTCATCTGAATGCACCACAATCCAACAATGCAAAGCTTCTTCTCTAGTTCATGCATATCAGCAATGTCAGAGATCTCGCTTGTTTCTCGCCGAGTCAGCTCCCTGTACACCCGTGATGGATAATAAGCTTGACTTGAGTTTGCTGCATTTGGATCTGCattccttcttcctccagccATCTCCAATAGTAGCATTCCGAAGCTATAAACATCGGATTTGCTTGATATGACACCGAAGCTCCGAGAGATCATCTCGGGAGCTATGTAGCCCACGGTTCCTCGTGCAGCGCTCACAGGGACGAAGCTCTTATCCCTTGGGTATAGCTTCGCAAGACCGAAATCAGCAACCTTTGGGACAAAGTTATCGTCAAGAAGGATGTTGTGAGGTTTAATGTCAAAGTGCAGAATCTGCATCTCGCAGCCCTGATGCAGGTAGTTGATCCCTCTTGCAATGCCCAAAGCGATCTCATTCAGCTTATCCCAGGAGAAACTCTTCTCTGACGAGAAGATGTACTTGTCAAGAGAGCCTCGAGGCATGTACTCGTACACAAGTGCCCTCCTCATTTCTTCAGAGCAAAACCCGACCAGACGCACCACATTGACATGGTGAATCCTTCCAATGGTTGAGACCTCACTGATGAACTCATCTCCGTTGCAGCTGGAGCTACCAGTCAGCATCTTGACAGCGATATGGACATTACCCGGGAGCAGTACACCTTTATATACAGAGCCATAGCCTCCCTGGCCTAGCTTGTCTCGAAAATGGGATGTGATTGCAATAATGTCTGTGTAGGCAAACCTCGTCGGACCAATCATCTGCTGCATTCGAAGGAACTTCTCTACTGCGTCGATCGTGATCCTTGTTTTCCAGTACTTGTGGGCAAGGAAGATGAATACCACCAGTGACCCCAACACTAACCTGAATAAAACTTCTCAAACAAaccaacatgcatgtatataagtTAGAATATATATGTTCAGACGCGCATAATATCACGGATGGGATGATTAAAAGCAAGTAATTCGTACGTACCGAAATGAAATTTGATGATATCAATAGCCGATACTATGGTTCCCAAAAAAATCCTATCTTTTTGGGGG encodes the following:
- the LOC4326068 gene encoding rust resistance kinase Lr10 codes for the protein MAKSLLVSSLLAVVAAVVVGAGPNPQYCPPSSCGHLGNISYPFRLQGDSRDCVATPRPWYNLSCSSGRAAIQINTGTYYVSSINYTGEVFSVVDATLQDDDTNSSCPLPRSDHLPFPDWYRDYRPADSYGFFDLATASGTWACFVNCSRAITDIMPWYKPVTCLLPNNSFVFVSFVNCAVGELQPSCRYLAMIPFESRHISDNSSQLQNASYTDIIGFIRKGFSVRFPYRPDQYQSPRMSARECLKDSNRYFKERISHPSILNLTRAIFWSETNSEVDCGYEVAPQKDRIFLGTIVSAIDIIKFHFVLFRLVLGSLVVFIFLAHKYWKTRITIDAVEKFLRMQQMIGPTRFAYTDIIAITSHFRDKLGQGGYGSVYKGVLLPGNVHIAVKMLTGSSSCNGDEFISEVSTIGRIHHVNVVRLVGFCSEEMRRALVYEYMPRGSLDKYIFSSEKSFSWDKLNEIALGIARGINYLHQGCEMQILHFDIKPHNILLDDNFVPKVADFGLAKLYPRDKSFVPVSAARGTVGYIAPEMISRSFGVISSKSDVYSFGMLLLEMAGGRRNADPNAANSSQAYYPSRVYRELTRRETSEISDIADMHELEKKLCIVGLWCIQMRSCDRPTMSEVIEMLEGGTDELQVPPRPFFCDDEQLPGVESYNMPSDLTAISEEHEDDDDDSICLFESYQ